The DNA region AGGACAAGGCCGCGAGCAAGGTGGCCGAGCTGATCGGCGTCGGGGTCGCCGCCGTAGTTCTGGTGATCACCTTCGGCTCGATGATCGCGGCCGGGCTGCCCCTGCTCACCGCGATCCTCGGGGTGGCCGCGGCCATCCTGTCGATCACCCTCGCCACGCACTTCTTCGACCTGGCCTCTGCCTCCACGACCCTGGCACTGATGCTGGGCCTGGCCGTCGCCATCGACTACGCCCTGTTCATCGTCTCCCGCTACCGCAACGAGATCCGCGACGGCCACGAACCCGAGGAAGCGTGCGGACGGGCCCTGGGCACCGCCGGGTCGGCGGTCGTCTTCGCCGGCCTGACCGTGATCGTCGCGCTGAGCGGCCTGAGCGTCATCGGTATCGGCATGCTCACCTCCATGGGCCTGGCCTCCGCCTTCGCCGTGGCCGTCGCCGTGGTCATCGCACTGACCCTGCTGCCCGCCGTGCTCGGCTTCGCCGGTATGCGGATCATGAAGGGCAAGATGCTGACCCGCCGTATGAAGGCGCTGGAGCGCGGCGAGGGCGAGTCGATGGGCGTGCGCTGGGCGAAGTTCGTCACCCGCAACCCGGTCAAGGTGCTCGCCGTCTCGGTGGCCGGCCTGGCCCTGGTGGCCATCCCCACGATGTCCCTGAAGATGGCCCTGAACGACGACTCCGGAAAGCCACCCGGCAGCACCCAGCGCATCGCCTACGACACCCTCAGCAAGGGCTTCGGGCCGGGCTTCAACGGCCCGCTCACCGTGGTCGTCGACGCCCGGGACAGCGACAGTCCCAAGGCCGCCGCCCAGGACGCGTACACCATGCTGAGCAAGCTGGACGATGTTGCCGCCGTCCGTCCTCCCTCCTTCAACGAGGCGGGCGACGTGGCCCTGATCGGCGCCGTCCCCAAGAGCGCCGCCACCAGTGAGGCCACCAAGGACCTCGTGGGCGAGATCCGCGGCCACGGCACCGCCCTGCACCAGGACACCGGCGCCGACCTGATGGTCACCGGCCTGACCGCCGTCAACATCGACGTCAGCACCAAGCTCTCCGACGCCCTCATCCCCTACCTGGCCATCGTCGTGGGCCTGGCCCTGGTCCTGCTCCTGCTGGTCTTCCGGTCGATCGTGATCCCGCTCAAGGCCGCCCTGGGCTTCCTGCTCAGTGTGGTCTCGACCCTCGGTGTCCTGGTCGCGGTCTTCCAGTGGGGCTGGCTGAAGGATCTCTTCGGCGTCGACCAGACCGGACCCATCGTCAGCCTGCTGCCCATCGTGCTGATCGGCGTGGTGTTCGGACTCGCCATGGACTACGAGGTCTTCCTCGTCTCCCGGATGCGGGAGGAATACGTCCATGGCGCCGAACCCACGCAGGCCGTCGTGGAGGGGTTCCGGCACAGTGGCCGGGTGGTCACCGCCGCCGCGGTCATCATGGTCTCCGTCTTCTCCGGATTCCTCCTCGACGACGAGGCTCTGATCAAGTCCATCGGCCTGGGGCTCGCCACCGCCGTGTTCTTCGATGCCTTCGTCGTCCGGATGACCATCGTCCCCGCGGTGATGGCCCTGC from Streptomyces sp. NBC_00258 includes:
- a CDS encoding MMPL family transporter, producing MATFLYRLGRLSFRRRRIVVMLWVAVLAAIGIGAMSAPGTSSGALSVPGTQSQKAIDLLQKEFPQASADGATARVVFEAPSGQKLTSDVNKTEVESLVAKLERSPQVSGVSDPFTSGLVSKSGTIAYAQVSYKVAEADVSGAAHAVQTDVVAQGEKAGLKVSLGGNAVKDKAASKVAELIGVGVAAVVLVITFGSMIAAGLPLLTAILGVAAAILSITLATHFFDLASASTTLALMLGLAVAIDYALFIVSRYRNEIRDGHEPEEACGRALGTAGSAVVFAGLTVIVALSGLSVIGIGMLTSMGLASAFAVAVAVVIALTLLPAVLGFAGMRIMKGKMLTRRMKALERGEGESMGVRWAKFVTRNPVKVLAVSVAGLALVAIPTMSLKMALNDDSGKPPGSTQRIAYDTLSKGFGPGFNGPLTVVVDARDSDSPKAAAQDAYTMLSKLDDVAAVRPPSFNEAGDVALIGAVPKSAATSEATKDLVGEIRGHGTALHQDTGADLMVTGLTAVNIDVSTKLSDALIPYLAIVVGLALVLLLLVFRSIVIPLKAALGFLLSVVSTLGVLVAVFQWGWLKDLFGVDQTGPIVSLLPIVLIGVVFGLAMDYEVFLVSRMREEYVHGAEPTQAVVEGFRHSGRVVTAAAVIMVSVFSGFLLDDEALIKSIGLGLATAVFFDAFVVRMTIVPAVMALLGHRSWTLPKWLDRVLPNVDVEGEKLRHALEAEQTDSAPEPVLAGVAAGFHAGSDGHGAPHAFTGLHTSGDDPDTPVPAQQAPGKARGLSRFKQRLARGGDATAPADSAESKAPARRKLPKNPLRRR